ACTCAGCGTCATTTTAGAATGGCTCCTGTTTGTTGGATACTACGAATCCGAGCCACTAGTCCCACTGTGCCTTTTTGTTCTAACTCCCTAACTAATTCAGAAGCTGGGACATCACTCATACTTGATTGAATAGTGTATTTGACTACTTGGGGTGGCTTAATTACTACAGTAGTAGATTGACGCGCACCTACCGAGACAGGAGCATCTACTAACTCTGCTGTAATAATTCTGCTTTCTGAAGACTTCAAGAACCGAGACTGTTGGAGACTCAACAAGAAATCATTGACATCGTTATACGAGCGAGCTAATCCAGTAATTTCTAATCCTCCAGCAGGATTGCTTGGTGGTTGCCCTTGCGCTGCTGCAACGGGTGGGAGTTGTTTGACGGTTTCAATTTGCACTGACGGTGGAATGCGATCGCGCAAATCCTGTAGCATGGCTGACCAAGGCCGAATCTGGTCAAAGACAGTCACTAAAGCTTGTGTTTCTGCCTTAACTGCGGTTATCTCTTGTTTGATTTTGTTAATGTTTCCTATTTCTGTATCTAATCTCTTGTTTTCCTGGTCTAATTGTGCTATCTGTGTCTCTAATTCACCGATTTTTCCTTGCAAAAATAACCAACCAATTCCTACCAAAACTGGAAGACCTACGCCTAGAGCAACTCCTATGTAAACTGGGGTTAAATTTCCCGCAGGAAGTGTTATTCCTGCCTTTCTGTCAGGCTTTTTCTGGTATGCTGGGCGGTCTTTAAGAAAGTTAACGTCTAGACTATACATTCTGTTACACCTCCCGCATTCCTAGACCGAGTACGATCGCTAAACCAGAGCGTTGCACTTGTGGAAATTTTTCGCTGTCAACTTCTAAAGACAAAGCTCCAATAGGATCTATTTGGGTGGTTGGTAAGCTCAGTCGCTGGCTAAAGAACTCATCTAGCTGTTGAAGTCCGCCTCCTGGCCCAGCAAGTAGAATCTGCGCTACTTCCAAATTTTCACTTTGATTGAGATAAAAATCGATAGAACGGCGTAGCTCATCTGTCAATTCTCCCAACACTCTCATAATTGCTGCCATACCAGGATTGATTCCTGTAACCCCTGTTTTTCCACCGTCTACGGGAGTTGGGGGAATAACCATTCCGTGCAACATTTCCATATCTCGTGACGTGGGTAAACTCATTGCCCTTGCTAAGGACGTTTGCAATTGATACGTACCAATAGGCACGGTACGCGAAAATTGTGGAACTCCGTTAACAATGATGGCTATTTCTGTGCTGTCAAACTCTATATCAACTAGCACTGCTGCTTCTTGCGGCCCTAATTCTCGCAAATGGCGATCGCGAATAGTCCGAATCAGAGCAAAACTGTTAATTTCTAAAACATCAATTTGCAATCCTGCCTGCTCGAATGTACTTATATATGTATCCGTCACCTCCTTGCGGGTGGCAACTAAGAGTACTTGTACTTTTTCAATGCCATCCTCATCTACGAAGTACCCAAGTTTCTGATAATCTACATCAGCTTCTTCGCGGGGATAGGGTAAATACAAACCTGCTTCATGGTTTAGCACCATCTCTCGCAGTTCTTTGTCATCTAACTCTGCTGGCACAGGTATCAAACGAACGATAGAATCCCGCCCTGGTAGAGCAGTAGCAACGCGAGAAGTTTTGATTTTACTTTGGGCTAGCGCCTGCTGGATTAACTCCGCCATTGCTGGCGGATCGGTAATTTGACCATCAGTAACTACACCTTCTGGAACTGCTACTGATGTGAAGGCTTCTATTTTTAAGCCTTGTCGCTGCTTGCGTAGCTGAACTAAATTCACCCTTTCTGGCGCAAGTTCAATGCCGACCCCTTTATTAGATTTGCCAAACAGACTATTGAAGCTTTTAACCACAGTTGTGCCTGCTAGACTGCTAAATTGAAAATTTAAATGATAGAGACGAATATATTACGTCTTTACTGGTAATTGATTTAGCCT
This region of Nostoc sp. UHCC 0302 genomic DNA includes:
- a CDS encoding PilN domain-containing protein; this encodes MYSLDVNFLKDRPAYQKKPDRKAGITLPAGNLTPVYIGVALGVGLPVLVGIGWLFLQGKIGELETQIAQLDQENKRLDTEIGNINKIKQEITAVKAETQALVTVFDQIRPWSAMLQDLRDRIPPSVQIETVKQLPPVAAAQGQPPSNPAGGLEITGLARSYNDVNDFLLSLQQSRFLKSSESRIITAELVDAPVSVGARQSTTVVIKPPQVVKYTIQSSMSDVPASELVRELEQKGTVGLVARIRSIQQTGAILK
- a CDS encoding type IV pilus biogenesis protein PilM, producing the protein MVKSFNSLFGKSNKGVGIELAPERVNLVQLRKQRQGLKIEAFTSVAVPEGVVTDGQITDPPAMAELIQQALAQSKIKTSRVATALPGRDSIVRLIPVPAELDDKELREMVLNHEAGLYLPYPREEADVDYQKLGYFVDEDGIEKVQVLLVATRKEVTDTYISTFEQAGLQIDVLEINSFALIRTIRDRHLRELGPQEAAVLVDIEFDSTEIAIIVNGVPQFSRTVPIGTYQLQTSLARAMSLPTSRDMEMLHGMVIPPTPVDGGKTGVTGINPGMAAIMRVLGELTDELRRSIDFYLNQSENLEVAQILLAGPGGGLQQLDEFFSQRLSLPTTQIDPIGALSLEVDSEKFPQVQRSGLAIVLGLGMREV